Proteins found in one Planctomycetes bacterium MalM25 genomic segment:
- a CDS encoding HD domain protein: protein MKDFTRESLVHDPVHGYVPFVSVVPEGEISERRLLDNPWLQRLRQIHQLQTAWWVYPSAEHTRFQHVVGAMHMASRAVEGLYESLHAVCGGELPSRNAVDCLCRTAALLHDVGHGPFGHFFDEHFLKPHYGITHEILGAHIIENELGELLKLVRECPAGRMNDDEAIDPAHVAMLIQRPRFKEEGRDDASEWPRWLVLLRSLFCGLYTVDSMDFVLRDAYMTGYSERAYDLERLLRYSFFSEKGLTIHQKGTAALVKFVQTKSELFRAVYFHRTVRAIDKTLKDVFVDSRELLFPHDPRERLDEYCGFTEWSLLIDVSRWRNSSDPAKRALAPRWERILGREVDWIAVEDRSVTYKPGESEDSSVFSDATLLEQAIRARLPESAKTVPMQIDLPRHIYRPDALAATAGQNFQYKPSTGKVYPLTDDKLFAQLPIAHRACRIYLQKNHPPEHAAAVGEALDALVGSRSEDDLTNM, encoded by the coding sequence ATGAAGGACTTCACCCGCGAGAGCCTCGTCCACGACCCGGTGCACGGCTACGTGCCGTTCGTCTCGGTTGTGCCCGAGGGCGAGATCAGCGAACGCCGGCTGCTGGACAACCCGTGGCTGCAGCGGCTGCGGCAGATCCACCAGCTCCAGACCGCCTGGTGGGTCTACCCGTCGGCCGAGCACACACGTTTTCAGCACGTCGTCGGCGCCATGCACATGGCGAGCCGCGCCGTGGAGGGGCTCTACGAGAGCCTGCACGCGGTCTGCGGGGGTGAACTGCCCAGCCGGAACGCGGTCGATTGCCTCTGCCGCACCGCCGCACTGCTGCACGACGTCGGCCACGGCCCGTTCGGCCACTTCTTCGACGAGCATTTTCTGAAGCCGCACTACGGGATCACCCACGAGATCCTCGGCGCCCACATCATCGAGAACGAGCTGGGCGAGCTGCTCAAGCTGGTGCGCGAGTGCCCCGCCGGCCGGATGAACGACGACGAGGCGATCGACCCGGCGCACGTCGCGATGCTGATCCAACGGCCACGATTCAAAGAAGAGGGGCGTGACGACGCCAGTGAGTGGCCCCGCTGGCTGGTGCTGCTGCGGAGCCTCTTCTGCGGCCTCTATACGGTCGACAGCATGGACTTCGTCCTCCGCGACGCCTACATGACCGGCTACAGCGAGCGGGCCTACGACCTGGAACGCCTGCTCCGTTACAGCTTCTTCAGCGAGAAGGGCCTCACCATCCACCAGAAGGGGACCGCCGCGCTGGTCAAGTTCGTGCAGACCAAGAGCGAGCTGTTCCGCGCGGTCTACTTCCACCGGACCGTGCGGGCGATCGACAAGACGCTCAAGGACGTGTTTGTCGATAGCCGCGAGCTCCTCTTCCCGCACGACCCCCGCGAACGGCTCGACGAGTACTGCGGCTTCACCGAGTGGTCGCTGCTGATCGATGTCAGCCGCTGGCGGAACTCGAGCGACCCGGCGAAGCGGGCCCTCGCGCCGCGGTGGGAACGCATCCTCGGCCGCGAGGTCGATTGGATCGCCGTGGAGGACCGCAGCGTCACCTACAAGCCGGGTGAGTCGGAGGACTCGAGCGTCTTCTCCGACGCGACGCTCCTGGAACAAGCGATCCGCGCCCGGCTGCCCGAGTCGGCGAAGACGGTGCCGATGCAGATCGACCTGCCGAGGCATATTTATCGCCCCGACGCCCTGGCCGCCACTGCCGGGCAGAACTTCCAGTACAAGCCATCGACCGGCAAGGTCTACCCGCTGACCGACGATAAGCTCTTCGCCCAACTCCCGATCGCCCACCGCGCCTGCCGCATCTACCTGCAAAAGAACCACCCGCCCGAGCACGCGGCGGCGGTCGGCGAGGCGCTCGACGCGCTGGTGGGGAGCCGATCCGAAGACGACCTAACCAACATGTAG
- the purB gene encoding Adenylosuccinate lyase, which translates to MSNLSYDNPLISRYASRAMAELWGAQKKFSTWRRLWVALAEAEAELGLSITERQLDELRAKVDDIDFDAAAGYEKQLRHDVMAHVHTYGDACPNAKPIIHLGATSNFVVDNADAILIRESLEMVASRLAAVIDALGEFAHTYRDLPALGFTHLQPAQPTTVGKRATLWCYDLTLDLVEIEHRLKQLRARSTKGTTGTQASFLELFEGDHDQVRQLEQRVAEKMGFDASYAVTGQTYPRKVDAQVLDCLSGVAASAHKATTDLRILAMRKEIEEPFEQKQIGSSAMPYKRNPMRSERIGGIARFVMSLASNGADTHATQWMERTLDDSANRRLSLPQAFLGVDAILVIYENVARGLVVYPEVVAKNLAAELPFMITENVLMEAVKQGGDRQDLHEKIRQHSQAAGAVVKQQGGDNDLLERLRADEAFAGVDLNELANPSQLVGRAPQQVDEFLAEVVEPIRERYADKRAAAEELRV; encoded by the coding sequence ATGTCGAATCTCTCGTACGATAACCCTCTCATTTCCCGCTACGCATCCCGGGCGATGGCCGAGCTGTGGGGGGCGCAGAAGAAGTTCTCCACCTGGCGGCGGTTGTGGGTCGCGCTCGCCGAGGCCGAAGCCGAGCTCGGCCTATCGATCACCGAGAGGCAGCTCGATGAGCTGCGCGCGAAAGTCGACGACATCGACTTCGACGCGGCCGCCGGCTACGAGAAGCAGCTCCGCCACGACGTGATGGCCCACGTCCACACCTATGGCGACGCTTGCCCCAACGCCAAGCCGATCATCCACCTCGGCGCCACGAGCAACTTCGTCGTCGACAACGCCGACGCGATCCTCATCCGCGAGTCGCTCGAGATGGTCGCCAGCCGGCTCGCGGCGGTGATCGACGCGCTCGGCGAGTTCGCCCACACCTACCGCGACCTGCCCGCCCTCGGCTTCACCCACTTGCAGCCGGCCCAGCCGACGACCGTTGGCAAGCGGGCGACGCTCTGGTGCTACGACTTGACGCTCGACCTGGTGGAGATCGAGCACCGCCTCAAGCAGCTGCGGGCCCGCAGCACGAAGGGCACCACCGGCACGCAGGCGAGCTTCCTCGAGCTGTTCGAGGGGGACCATGACCAGGTCCGCCAACTCGAGCAGCGCGTCGCCGAGAAGATGGGCTTCGACGCGTCGTACGCCGTCACCGGCCAGACCTACCCGCGCAAGGTCGATGCCCAGGTGCTCGACTGCCTGTCGGGCGTGGCGGCCAGCGCCCATAAGGCGACGACCGACCTGCGGATCCTCGCGATGCGCAAGGAGATCGAGGAGCCGTTCGAGCAGAAGCAGATCGGCTCGTCGGCGATGCCGTACAAGCGGAACCCGATGCGGAGCGAGCGGATCGGCGGCATCGCCCGGTTCGTGATGAGCCTCGCCAGCAACGGCGCCGACACGCACGCGACGCAGTGGATGGAGCGCACGCTCGACGATTCGGCGAACCGCCGGCTGTCGCTGCCGCAGGCCTTCCTGGGCGTGGATGCGATCCTGGTGATCTACGAGAACGTCGCCCGCGGCCTAGTCGTGTACCCCGAGGTCGTCGCGAAGAACCTCGCCGCCGAGCTGCCGTTCATGATCACCGAGAACGTCCTGATGGAGGCGGTCAAACAGGGGGGCGACCGCCAGGACCTGCACGAGAAGATCCGCCAACACAGCCAAGCCGCCGGCGCCGTCGTGAAGCAGCAGGGCGGAGACAACGACCTGCTGGAGCGCCTAAGAGCCGACGAAGCCTTCGCCGGCGTTGACCTGAACGAGCTGGCCAACCCGAGCCAGCTCGTCGGCCGTGCCCCGCAGCAAGTCGACGAGTTCCT